Sequence from the Platichthys flesus chromosome 2, fPlaFle2.1, whole genome shotgun sequence genome:
CTGCCCCCATGTGGGCAACAACACCTCCGCCGCTCTGAGTGAGGTCAAGGCCCGACTGTCACACCCTCAATCAAAATGTTCCAGATTTACTGACCTGTCATCCGAGCCAGTTTCCCTGATGTTGTTAAACCTCGTACACCTGCTGTGCATATATAAGATATCAGAGTGTGTCATGGATATAATGTAGTCCTGGATAAGTTTCCCCGGTGTTTACACAGCAAACTATCTGACACAAAATGTTCTCATTTTACAAAGAGGATCTAAAAGTCAGAAATTAACTTTTCCCTTAATATCCCAGTCACCCAGGCAACTTGCACAATGATGATCGGTCACATGCTCAAAGACACACTTCAGCTCCTTTCAGGTTTCAGTTCTTCACTTTAGCAGAAAAGAAGCCGTGCTCACTTCTCATGACTTCAACTGCTCATACACGATCCAGCTGCTCTCAGCGCTTCAGTTTCAGCTGATATTGTTTTTAAGTTGATGGACGTTAAGAGATCTTTTCCTTTCAGCCTCCCACTTCAGCACAGCTCAAATTTCACCACCTCTCAGGGATTCTTTACCATTTCAACGTTTTAAGTCCTTGTGTTTAAACTTTCCCTTCATACAATCTCAACTTCACTGATTATTTCAACTTTTCAGCAAAAATTTTCTTTAGAAAATGCATCTTTTTCTCATAAGATTTAATTTGACTCTTTGAAATTCTGTGTCGTAATAATTCCGTGAATACCGACGCTCTCGTCTCACGCTCACTTCTCTAAACTCGTTGCTCTGCGAGGACGTGACTCATCCCTGTGGCCGTGGGATGTCTCCAGGTTGAAGGACAGCACGCACACCAGCACACGtcttattaaaacacatttgaaatataatttattgcACAACATAAGATCAACATAGAGTGGCACGATACCCATTTCAATCCCGTTacatcagaaaaaacaaaaaaaaagacaagttcTTACAAAATGCTCACACCTTCGGtttaagattgtttttttttacttaagaACAAAATGGCCATAAAATTGCAAGATCAGACCAAACTGCatagatttataaaaaaatgaacaaaacaaagaaaggcCGAGACATTTAAATATGGCACAATCAGACCTTGGCTACTCATACTTGTCATGAGCCCGTCCACTTCGTCCCAGTGACTTACAGGAGGTTCAGTGCTTTGGaacaaacgggggggggggggggggggggttcccaattcaaaagaggaaaacacttATTATTTTAGAAACATGTGTCGAACccaattttttaaattgtctttttgcAGATACAGATTTCAAACAGAGTatgattttatattattaagtccaataattgaaaaaaattaaatgaaacattccATAAGCCTCATTTCCAGTCGCGTCTTATCTTTATGAGACTGTTTTGGGAGCAGGCGTGTGCGTCACTGTAAAAACGTCAGAGTGCAGGTGCACGTAAAGAAGAActgtacaaaaacaaattacatgaTCGTCACAGTCATTTCTAGATACTATTTACATCTTTGACTTCATTTTTCATCTCGTACAACAGCCCAAACTCACTTTGTCCTCGTGGCTTCAGAGTCAAACACGTTACTGATTAATGGCCGTCGTCTTTCATCATCgattctgggggggggggttgctgcaCGTGggccatcctctctctcttattgCTGCATGACTcgtgttttgtgtctttatatTATTCGTTGGTATTAATCTATAATCAGATCTACTGTTTCTGCATCAACTACGTCATAGAATCCAAACCACCATGAAATGTGTGACACTCAACATAAATACCTGCCATTTGAAAGTGGCGAACATGAATGAAAATCAACCTTAAAGAGCTACAGTATATGTACAGTATGAGTGAGAACTGGCAGCAGTGGATAgcaatacaaaattaaaatcggaagttgatggcaaaaaaggTTCCTAAGTCTGTATATATGATCCCCTCACCTCACCTGGACCTCGAGTTCAAAGGAAACATACACATGTAGATGTACATTACAGCATAAATACAAACCCAGCCAGTGGTCAAAGAGAATAAAACGGCACAAAAGCATGCTAACTGGTCTCAAATCACCTCTCATAGCAAGTcataaacacagttttttattaGGGTTACCTGATTaaagttttacagtttcattGGGGGCAGCCTGGTTGCATATTTGTTTATGGTCGTAACAGCTGGGAAGTGAATAAAGACCTTCAGCAAACAGTGTCAGGTTGATCCGTCCTGTCTGCTCACGCACACAACGCGTCCCGGGGGAAATGGTGCAAAGTTTAAAAACCCAAATGAGCCAGTTGATAGTAAAACAGTATATACATGGACAGCAGTAAAGAAATGCGATTCGTTTGGCACAGAACTCAGCAGACTCGCACTCTCAGGGTCTTCCCGTCTTGAGCCGAATCTAATAATAGGAATCGTTTTTTTTCGGTGGCCGAGTCGGCGTCTTTGTGGGTCACATGAATGTTTCACGGCCGATTTACGCCTCCGAGGAAATGAGCTGGTATCTGTTAAAAACCGCTCTGCACCGCCGATACAGCAGTGCCCATTATTTTCAGGGAAACTTTCCAGTTAAATCAAGATCAATCAACGACAAGCATTCAAACGCTAAATGGATTTGAATCGTCGCCGTGGTTTGGATCCAGGAGGCTGGAACGCCTGTTCAGCACGTGTCAAGAAAAACATGGAGTAAACGAGAGATAAAGACCCAAAGTTTTATTGAAATTGAAACCAATTTCCAGCGTAACAGCACCTGCCTGTAGTGGTAAATGTATCCTGGAACCACCGCGATATTGATTCTAACAAACTCCTCCGTTCACAATCggaggaaaataaagagaaaacaggaaCTTGAATCTGCTACCGACCCACACGTGAAACCAGGACGTTTATTATCCGaggaaacataaataaaagatgcaAAGAAGAGTTCCAGGAGTTATTTGGAGACACTTTGAAGAAGCAGCACTTGAGAAAAACTGGAGAGAGATACTGAAAGTCagacagaaatagagagaggcagaaaggaGATAAGGGACGTTTTGAGAGAGACTGACTTTCCTTTGGCACCTGAGCCTCAGCGGCAGTGCTcttctgtgggggggggacgggaCCGGACCGGGGTGAGCAGACGCGACAGAAGAGCAGAAGAGGGAGGTGTCGTTAAACAGCTCAGGCTCGGCACAAATATCCTCCCTTGGCCTTCTCTCTTGCTCCGCCCTGAGTCGGTTCCTCCCACTTCAGTGGCACctttcaaaaaaaagaaaaacacgtaACCGCAAGAGTAGTCCCTCAAATCGAATCAGAGCTTTTTGTCCAGCAGGAGTTCTCCTCTTACAGCTACAGGAGAACCTAGAGTAAACAGTGAGTGCTTTCAGGGAGGAGGTTCTCCGGGTTCTTCTGCGGCAGCACGGAGGGGATTTTTCTGTCAGTGCTTCTCTCGGTTTTGCTTCCACAGAAGAATCTGAAGTTCCTCCCAGCTGAGTTTCACAGGCTGGGATCCTCTCACAGGCGTTCCTCTGAGGTCGGTTAGTGCAGATCGTTCTGTGTGGAGGTTCTCCACTCCCCCCCTCGGGTTCGGTTCAGTGTGTGGTTCTATAGGTTCTCCCCTGGCTGATACTGGGGTTCTGTGGAGGTGAAGTAGTCCTCTAGGAAGCCCTGCAGGTACTCAAACGTGGGCCTCTCCTCCGGGTCCTTCCTCCAGCAGGAGAGCATGAGCTCGTGCAGGGAGCTGGGACACTCTGCCGGGCAGGGCATCCTGTAGCCGCGCTCCACCTGGTCCAGCACCTCGCGGTTCACCATGCCTGCcgagaggaacaggaagtgagattTAGAGGTAGACAGAACCctttcattcaaaataaaatcaatatttgatGGATGAAATCAGCAAAACACCAACATTAAATTATGCTTGatgtttataatttataaatatacatttctaCAATGTTAAATTATCTATTCTGTAGATTTCCTAATTTTTAGGGCTGCAGTTAAGTCTTCATTAATTATACATTATTGATATTCTTACATCTATAATCTATCAGAAAACAGTTCAATAAATATTCCTTCCTCGATCACATAAGATTTAAATAATCACAACAAATCCTCATATTTCAGATTCTGGATCCGCTGAGTAGTTAATCGACGAGTTGCCATCCAGCTGATTGTTTGAGCTTGTTCTATACCAGAATCTCTTGTTGAGTGGGCAtctgtttggttttattatACATGTCTCGGTTGGTTTGTGGACAGGTTACCTGGATAGGGGACTCTGCCTTTAGTGGCCAGCTCTGTGAGAAGCACACCAAAGGACCAGACGTCCGACTTGATGGTGAAGCGACCGTACAGTGCTGCCTCTGGTGCCGTCCATTTGATTGGGAACTTAGCTCCTAAAGGgtcaaaatgataaaaataataaaaaatagttaCAAGTATGTAAAGTTTAAACGCAAGATGCTgcagaaaacagaagaaaaaacacgtCGGTTCAGATTTTCTCCAACGTGTCTTTTCAGCTTCGTATTCACAGAATCTTAAGACTGGTCCTCTCTGGAAAGACGCAGCGTGGACTCACCTTGTCTCGCTGTGTACTCGTTGTCTTCGATGAGTCTTGCCAGACCAAAGTCGGCCACTTTACACACCAGGTTTTCTCCCACCAGGATGTTGGCTGCGCGCAGATCCCTGTGGACGTAGTTCATCCTCTCCACGTACGCCATGCCCGCAGCAATCTGGACAGACCGGGCGAGGAAAGAGATTTGATATTAATACGAATTATATTGAGGGTTTGAGTGTGTGAACTCTGGGTGGTTTTATGGGGTAGAGCACGATAAACTATGTGACAGAAACTTGTGTAATTTTACCTGAGAGGACATGTCAACCAGCTGAGGCAGACGAAGCATCTTCCCTGCGTCCCCTTTCAGGAAGTCCAATAAGCTCCCTGTGAACACACGACCAGAGTTACAGTATTAAACGTTTAACGACTACAAAACCAGATATGTTGGCCACCACTGAATTCTGCATCACCATGGCTCATGTACTCTGTCACGATGTAGATGGGCTCCTCGGACACCACGGCGTACAGCTGGACCAGCTTCTCGTGCCGCAGCTTCTTCATGACCTGTGCTTCCTGCAGAAAGGCCTCCGGGGACATGGTGCCGGGCTTCAGGGTCTTGATGGCTACTCGCGTCGTACCGTTCCACGTACCTGTGAGGAAACAGGGTTGTTAGGTTCAGCGTCCAACTTCTTAAATAAAGCTCTTGAACTCCTCTTGTCATAATATGGACTTAAAAAGGAACAGTTTGATACTTTCCTCAAATTTGCCCTTTGATAAAATAGGCAGCTGGTCagattagcttagcataaagactggaaacacggggaaacagctagcctggctgTGTCCAGTGGTATTAATTCTTACTCATCTTATCCTATATTATCTATACAAAAACCTAAGAGTAAAACAAAGAGTTGAGAGGTTTGACCAAGACTAACACAAAATATTATTCTAGTGATCATTAGAGGAGCCTTTACTGTGCAGATCTTATACTAGCCTTATATTTAGCAAGCACACAATCTTCTCATCTCCACCAGGAAGCAAATATCCCCCTAAATATCAAaccattcatttaatttaaggtATAATATCCTTTACCTAGGATTTCCCTCAATAATAAACTTTAAGAAAAGTGCAATCCATCTCTTTGTTTTGTACATTCAATGTAGGACCTGTTTTAGGGgttcatttaatttgtgtagGAAGGGGAAAGTGTGGCGCACTAACCCATCCAGACTTCTCCAAAGCAGCCCTGTCCCAGTTTCAGGTCGAGGCGCAGCGACTCGCGGGGGATCTCCCAGGCGTCCCTGGCCAGCCCCTGGGTCTGAGGTTTGGCCACTGGACACACGTCTGAGAGAGCGTGGCACAGCCCATCGGAGTGctctgagggagggaggagaacgAAAGAGGAAGGGCGGGGTTAGAGCAGCAGGGTTGTAAAACGGTTAAACACCACAGATATCGACATTGGTGAGCTGCTGTAAAGTGCCCGTGTCTGTTTACTCACTGCGGTAGTGGAAGACTAGTTGCTGTAGGCTGGTGAACTGGGTGCGGGAGGTGATGTAGAAACCGCCGCTGTCCAGTTTCCTGATCTTGTAATGTTTAACATTCAGGCCTTTGGTGTTGTCATAGTCCAGCACTGACAGGCAGTAGGCccctgaaggaggaggacagacgGAGACAGGTTAGAACAATAAAAGCACGAGTCCCTCGGCCTGTGCGACAGCTGCTCTCTGGAGTTTTCCGAGCAGCTGTGCTCGGCCCCTCGGGGACCCTGAAGTTCAGCTAACACTTCATCTCCTTGTTCATGGACAAACGCTCGACAACTCTGAGTTCTCTGAGTGTTGAACAGAAAATATTCATAAAACtagagttttgtttttaaagaaatgagaaaatgacATAATAACAAAGTGACATAATCCTATTCCATCAGAAAGTAAtgattgaaaataaaacctAACAGTTGGTTAAAACAACCCAACTTATATGAATGTGGTTTTTAAGAGGTGGTTCAGAGTAAATAGAAAATTAAGTAGTTTTCCTGCCTCATGGTCATAATCCTCCACCAACCACTCACCTAAAGGTTGATTATCTCAGCTCCTGAGTTTTGAAGTATAATAAAGTCAAGAACAGGATCTTTACAGAATATTATGATGATATTTTGAAGTGTACCTTTGACCCTTAAGATTAAAAATAGCATCTTTTTCATTATATCATCATTTAATGATTTTATCCCTGCAGACATTTGTCATAATTAGGTTAAGTTAGGTCAAAGTGTTCATCCTTAAGAACAAGTGAACGTTTGCCTGAATTTGAAGAATCTTTCTCAAATCTCATTGGAAACACAAgaaggggttagggttagctaaAGGGCCTTCATGCCAGGTATGgacccaacaacaacaacattaagttgatgacatttttcagtttatATATGTGAGCTGAGGTCCTCTGACATTACCCATTAACTATAACTAACAGCAGTGGGTCACGACTTGTGTTCTTGTATCCTGCTCTAACATGATATACACACTCAAGGCAACATGTGACCTGCAGGCCTCAGCTCATCCATCACACTGTCAACCTCACATCTAATACACTGACATCTAATACAGGACACATGCTGACGCCATCACTCCTCCTGCCagagctcctccttctcctccccccttTCCTTCGAGTCTCCCCCTTTTACTGTTATACCCGCTCTGtgtacgcccccccccctccctcagtgtgtgtgtgttgggaaaAGAGGGACTCAAAGCCGGGGGGAAATCCAGCACCCTCCTTGGCTGACCTAGTTCTGGCAGTGATTCACCCCTCTCCATTCACAAGCCCCCACTTCACTCTCcctttcccccccacacacttccTCCAAAACAAGCCCCCTACTGAGTCCACCTATGTCACAGGGACAAGCTCTCACTCTCAAAGAAAGACAAGACCGTAAATCTCTGCCACAAGCACAGTGGGTGAAAGTTAACAAATGGCTTGATTAGGGGAATTCTGCTTGGTAAATTAAGTCCCTGAAGAACTCGTTTCAAAAGGAGGATCACATCCGCAGAACAGGGAAAGCTCCCGGGACACTGAGGAAGTGACAAGACTTCCTGTGAgtgcaaaataaaatgttccagTTTTTAATAATCATGTTGTGTAATGAGAATTGTGTTGGATAATGCATGCTAACAACACCTATTTCTTACAAGTTCCTTATTTTACAGCTTGATTAGagctgcaacaaaacaaatctttaaatctACTACTAACAATTTCATCTATGCA
This genomic interval carries:
- the LOC133969754 gene encoding proto-oncogene tyrosine-protein kinase Src-like isoform X1; the encoded protein is MGAGKSKPKEPGQRSMSLDGTIGTGSDSGRFHHLGPSQQTQTPNRSPAVGTGRRGHPGQHHHAPTNTPELALFGGVDHTGTITSPHRGPLAGGVTTFVALYDYESRTASDLTFRKGDRLQIVNNTKKYSFREGDWWLARSLTTGESGYIPSNYVAPSDSIQAEEWYFGKITRRDSERLLLNLQNRRGTFLVRESETTKGAYCLSVLDYDNTKGLNVKHYKIRKLDSGGFYITSRTQFTSLQQLVFHYRKHSDGLCHALSDVCPVAKPQTQGLARDAWEIPRESLRLDLKLGQGCFGEVWMGTWNGTTRVAIKTLKPGTMSPEAFLQEAQVMKKLRHEKLVQLYAVVSEEPIYIVTEYMSHGSLLDFLKGDAGKMLRLPQLVDMSSQIAAGMAYVERMNYVHRDLRAANILVGENLVCKVADFGLARLIEDNEYTARQGAKFPIKWTAPEAALYGRFTIKSDVWSFGVLLTELATKGRVPYPGMVNREVLDQVERGYRMPCPAECPSSLHELMLSCWRKDPEERPTFEYLQGFLEDYFTSTEPQYQPGENL
- the LOC133969754 gene encoding proto-oncogene tyrosine-protein kinase Src-like isoform X2, whose protein sequence is MGAGKSKPKEPGQRSMSLDGTIGTGSDSGRFHHLGPSQQTQTPNRSPAVGTGRRGHPGQHHHAPTNTPELALFGGVDHTGTITSPHRGPLAGGVTTFVALYDYESRTASDLTFRKGDRLQIVNNTEGDWWLARSLTTGESGYIPSNYVAPSDSIQAEEWYFGKITRRDSERLLLNLQNRRGTFLVRESETTKGAYCLSVLDYDNTKGLNVKHYKIRKLDSGGFYITSRTQFTSLQQLVFHYRKHSDGLCHALSDVCPVAKPQTQGLARDAWEIPRESLRLDLKLGQGCFGEVWMGTWNGTTRVAIKTLKPGTMSPEAFLQEAQVMKKLRHEKLVQLYAVVSEEPIYIVTEYMSHGSLLDFLKGDAGKMLRLPQLVDMSSQIAAGMAYVERMNYVHRDLRAANILVGENLVCKVADFGLARLIEDNEYTARQGAKFPIKWTAPEAALYGRFTIKSDVWSFGVLLTELATKGRVPYPGMVNREVLDQVERGYRMPCPAECPSSLHELMLSCWRKDPEERPTFEYLQGFLEDYFTSTEPQYQPGENL